The nucleotide sequence AAAATACGCCGTTGGCCGCATTTCACGCGGTATCGCCAAGAAAAACCAGCCTGTTACGCTTATTAAGCGCGATGGCACCACCGTCAACGCTAAAATTGAGAAGATTTTTGCCTATCGCGGGCTTACCAAAGAGGAAGTCACCGAAGCTGTGGCTGGAGACATCGTGGCGCTGACCGGCATCGCTGAAGCCCATATTGGCGAAACCATTGCCGATCGCGACACCCCCGAAGCCTTACCGGTGCTCGAAGTTGAAGCGCCGACATTAAGTATGTATTTGGGCCCGAACACCAGCCCGCTGAAAGGTCGCGAAGGTGAATTCACCACCAGTCGTCAAATTGGTGACCGTTTAAAGAAAGAGCTTGAAACCAACGTATCGCTCCGCGTCGAAGAAAACGGCATCGGATTTATAATTTCGGGTCGCGGGGAGCTGCACTTAAGCGTGCTGATTGAAACCCTGCGCCGCGAAGGCTTTGAATTTGAAGTTGGCCGGCCACAAGTGGTTACCATTGAAAAAGATGGCGTGGTACAAGAACCCGTGGAAGAGCTGCTGATTGAAGTAGGTCCAGAATTTATAGGCGCAGTGAGTCAAGAACTTGGCCAGCGCCGCGCAGAATTAGTCAAGCAAGAGCAAACATCACAAGGTGCGACACGCATAACCTACATCATACCGACGCGCGCACTTATCGGGCTTCGTAACCTGCTGCTTACTGCCACAAAAGGGACAGTAATTATGCACAGTTTGCCGCACGGCTACCAACCACAAGGGCCAAAAATGCCTAAAACCCGCAACGGTGCGTTGGTGGCCACCGAAGCTGGCACCAGTACGCCATATGCACTCGAAGCCGCTGAGGCTCGCGGTATTCTGTTTATTGGCCCAGGCACCACTGTGTACCAAGGCATGATTGTCGGGCAATATAACCGCCAAGATGATCTTGATATTAATGTTTGCAAAGCCAAGCAACTGACAAACATGCGCACCTCTTCTTCTGATGGCACGGTGCAGCTCACGCCGTTTACTCAGCTCAGTCTCGAGCAATCGATCGACTTTATTGAAGACGACGAATTGCTTGAAGTGACGCCAAAAAGCCTACGTCTGCGAAAGCGCTACCTCGATCCGAACGAACGCAAACGGCACAATAAAAAATAATTTCTACATTGTTAGCTAAATTGAGGGCGGTATCGTCACGAATTACCGTAACGATACCGCCAAGATAAATTATTACCTAACTGAGCTCAGCGCAAAGGCTGACTTCACATGGTTCGGTAGATGCATAACGACAAACCGATGTACGTCAGCCTGAGCCAAGCGAGCGTCAGGATCGATGCGATACCAGGTAGAATTGTACAATAGCTGCATAGTTTGGCCTGGATTCTGCACTCGTTTCATGCTCTTCAGGCTTTCTTTAGCAAGGACGTGAAGTTGTGCTAGATTTGCCCTTACTTGTGCAAGGATCTGTGTATCAATGGCAAAACTCTCGCCAAACCTTACCATACGTCCGAACAGCTGATGATCAAGTTCGGATCCGAGAAGCTCGTCGTGTCCACCAGGATGGGCTGCCCGGAGGTAGCAATCGGCAAGCCACAACCATACTCGTCCAAGTACTCGATCACGATGGAATCCGTGGTACTTTACACCGGCTGCTTTGATGTGCTGTAGGGGTCCCTCGTCAATGACGTAGTCTTCCCACGATCGCACGAACCAGATAAAATGCCCGAGATAGTCATCCTTCTGTACATTTTTGAAACCGCTAAGTTTAGCGAACTCTTTGAAAAAGGTGAATGTATCGCTGTCTCCAAGCAGCCGGGCTGCCGCAAGCGCTCTCGCTCGGCGTCGGCTACTAGGTGCTCTATCGAACTGAGTACTCAAAGACATGTGAGCTCCAGAGTATTAGGGTAAACCCACTAAATTAAATCAGTTTCCGTATAAAATGTAAAGGCAGTACTGCCACACTGGTGGTGACAGTACTGCCTCGGGTTACTACAGCATCCTCGCCAGCGCAGGGGTCACGTGCTGCTTGACGAAGTCCATGATCTCTGCCCTGCGCGCATTATCCAGCTGTGTCCAGGTGTTGTTCACGAAATCGCGAAGAATCCCACCTGCCTTGTGTGTCAACGTAAAGTTGGCCAGCTTCCTGAGCACCCACTCGCGCAGGTTTGCAACATCGTCTGGCAGCTCACGAAGGTTCAGCTGCAGCGCGTTGCCTGCGGCGTGGAGTTGCTTCATGAAGGCGACAGCGTCCTGTGGCTGCAGCAAGTCATGACTAAGGCCGGCCTGCCAGTAAGCTTCGCCCGTTGCTCCCAATACGTAGGTCATGAGATCGCTGTTGACATCCAGGTTGCGATGCGTTGTGACGAAAGTTGCCGTTCCGGGAGTGATTGACATGATCTTCGGTTGGTAAAGCGCCTGCTCGATGCGCAAGAAGACTGCCTTGAGGTGTAGTGCTGCCTGGCCCTGCCGTACGCGCGCCGAGTGCTGGATGAGCTTTTCTGTAATACCATCGACCCCCACAATACGGGCGGTTGCAGTTGCTTGTGCAAATTGTGCGGCATCAGTATTGAAGATTTGCTGGATTGCCGGCGTTAGCTTGCTCATCTTCGTCCTTACTCTTGGGTGGATGTGAGCGTAACTATCTAAGCATATCTTGAAAATTTAGGCAATTATACTGGCTCTCGATTGTCAAAAATAACGGCGTTTTTTAGCTCTTCCGGCAAAAAGCCCTTTTCGTGCTGAAAATCTGCCTCCCATTTGTAACCTTTATTGTAGCCGAGGTCTTTCATTAGTTTTGTGGGGGCATTGCGCAAATGCAGCGGCACCTGAGCATCCGGGAACTGTTTTGCAAGCTCTAGCGCTCGGCTCATAGCACTGGTAGTGGCGCGTGATTTTTTAGATTTTGCCAGAGCGGTCGCCGTGTGAAACAAAACATACTGAGCTTCAGGCATACCAATTCGCTCAACTGCCTGAAAAGCTGCCACTGCCAGGCCCAGCGCACCATTGCCAGCCAGGCCAATATCTTCGGAGGCGAAAATAATCATTCGCCGGGCAATAAACTTCGGGTCTTCGCCGGCCTGGATCATGCGGGCAAGATAATAAAGGCTGGCGTCAACATTGCTGCCGCGCAAGCTTTTGATAAAGGCACTAATAACGTTGTAGTGCATCTCGCCTTTTTTGTCGTAACCGGGAATCCGTTTTTGGGCGGCTGTTTTAACAATTTCAGGCGTAATTTTTTCACCTAGCTGCAGCGCGAGTTCCAGGTTGCCAAGGGCGATCCGGGCGTCACCGCCGGCTAGTTCGGCCAGATAATCAATGGCTTTTGGGGTGATACGCTTGCTGGCCTTTTCAATCTTTAGGGCTCGTTTAATAATGGCGATGAGGTCATCCTTAGATAACGGCTCAAGCACCAGTACGCGGCTGCGACTTAGTAGCGGAGTAATAATTTCAAAGCTAGGATTTTCAGTGGTGGCGCCAATCAGGGTAATAAGCCCGCTTTCAACGTGGGGCAAAAAGGCGTCCTGCTGGGCCTTATTAAAGCGATGAATTTCATCAACGAATAAAATTGTTCGCTGGCGTAGGTTCCAATTAAGCTTGGCGCGTTCAACTACTTTTGTGACATCGGCCTTGCCAGCGGTGACGGCACTGAGTTCAATGAAATCTGCACCGGTCTCTTTGGCGATGATTCGTGCTAAGGTGGTTTTTCCACTACCCGGCGGCCCCCACAAAATTAAGTTAACCGGTAATTTATCGCGCACAATCCGCTGCAAAATTTCGCCACTACCAAGCAACTGGCGTTGACCAATGACGTCAGTAAGAGTGGTGGGGCGAAGGCGTTCTGCCAGCGGTTGCTGTTGCATACGTATAGTATAGCATATTTTATGTTTTTATGATATAGTAGTGGTAAGTGACTCGACAAGATCCTTAAAGAAAGGCATGGCAATGGCAACCACCTACGAGCGGGCATTGCTACTCACTCACATGCAGGTGCCACGGCGCAGCAGCGACCAGCTCTCGGCTGTGCTGAAGCAGAAGGTTGGTGAAAATATCGGGTATATCACCGATAGCCAGCTGCTCGCCATCTGGAGTGGTGGTGGTAATATGCTGTGGCGTACCTGCCGACATTACGCCAGCTGGTATGCCGCGCTTAAGGCACTGGATCGGCTGTCGGTGGCACTGTCGCCGCGCGCGCCGTGGCCGCTGTGTCGCACAATGGTCTACTTGTGGTCACTGACTGGAATGACTGGCGCTGAGCTGTCAGACCACGAAGTTACCACGCTTGTGGCCTGGATGACCGACCGCAAGCAGCTAGTTCAAATGACTTATCTGTTCCGCAAGGTCTGCGAGCGCAGCACCGAAGGGGAAAAGCAAATTGCTCTCGCTTTGTCGCTTAATAACGAAGCAGCAGCGCGTCAGCTGCTGTGCGCTGGTGGTATTATCGAAGCACGAGCAGCGGCTTAGGCACCGGCCAATGCGTCTACGAGATTTCTCGGGCGCATTGGCTTTTTAATGAGTTAGATTTTATACTACCGATATTCATCCAGTACGCGCAGTGTGAGGTGGGGTAATGACCAAGCGAAACAATGATCAGCAAAATCAGTCACGCGAAATCTCAAAAGAAGCCTTGCATGCATTCGCTGGCGATGAACGGCGGAATGTTGCCACTCAGCTCTGGAATAAGCTCTGTCGTGAAGCGGAAACCTGGAATCCGGCGTTGGATGACATTAGAAATCTCTGCGAGGAACTAGCGAAGCGGCACCTACACGGCTTCGGGCAAAAGAATCAAGCGTTGCTTAATGATTGGGCGCGATATCTCAGCGGGCCAGCAATGGCCGAGCAGAAGAAGCGGTAGTTCACTACGACCCATCGGCACCGGTGCGCTTTTTCACACAAGCGCACCGGTGCTCAACAAACCATAGGCTCCAAAAAGGAGCCTTTTTCTTTTATCTCATTTCCCTTACACTAGTAACAAAGGAGATATATGGACGCACTATTTATTTGGATAATTATCATAATTTTGGCGCTGGCGCTCGCGGGGCTCAAAATTATTAACCAGTACCAACAGGGTGTGGTGCTGACGCTTGGGAAGTTTTCAGGTGTGCGCCGGCCCGGCCTGCGGGTGGTGTGGCCGTTTATTCAGCAAATGATTCGGGTGGATATGCGCTCGACGCCGATCGATGTACCAAAACAAGAGGTTATTACCCGCGATAACGTGACGGTTAATGTTGACGCTGTGGTGTATTTCCGGGTAATAGACTCCCCAAAAGCGGTGCTTGAAACCACTAATTACATTTATGCCACCAGCCAGTTCGCCCAAGCGGCGCTGCGCGATGTTGCCGGTAACGTTGATATGGACGACCTGCTGGGTAAACGCGAGCAGATTAGTCAGGAAATTAAGCAGATTGTCGATGCCCAAACCGATCAGTGGGGAATTGACGTTGAAAACGTAAAAATCCAGAATATTGAACTGCCGCACGATATGAAACGCGCCATGGCCAAACAAGCCGAAGCCGAACGCGAGCGCCGAGCGGTTATTATTACTGCCGAAGGCGAAAAAGCCGCCGCTATGCAGGTGGCTGAAGCCGCTGAGATGCTTAGCAAAGTGCCAGGCGGTGTAAGCATTCGTACACTCCAAACTTTAGAAAAAATTGCTACCGAACCATCGCAGAAAACCGTTTTTGTGTTGCCGGCAGAGCTGATGGACTTTGCGAAGCATTTTGGTAAGAAATAATAAGCAAACTCTTAAAAACGCAGATCTCTTTAGCGCTATTGATCATAACCTAAGAAAGTTATAAGATTAGCCTAGCTGGACCCAACCGATAGCAAGGAGCGGGCATGGCTGGTTCGATTACAATTGATGCTAGGACCCAGGATCTGCAAATCAATTTGTATTTGGCAGCTCCCAAGAAATCGGTAAAATTCAACGCGGAGCCACTGTTTAAGGCCCTACGCGAAATTGCCAACGGGAAAGTGACGTCCAGACTTTACCGCAATGATGGTAAGTTTCTGATTGCGGATGCGAACGCACTTGCGGTTGCACTCGTCAAATCGAGAAAGTCTGTACTTGGTTTGTGTGTTGAGTTTGGTTTGGAGGAAGAGCTGGAGTTGGTGCCGTGTGGCGTTCGCGATGAGATGGTCACGATCTCACTGCGGCGAATTCATGGCGAGAACTGTGACCGCGCAAAGTGGCCTCTTGATGTAGACTGGGAAGTAAAAGTGGATCAAGGGTCTAAGCTAGTCTTTTCAGTGCCGCGAGACGACATGGTATGCCCTTTGGCGGATAGCAAGCTACCGGTGACGTGCGGTTTCCGGATGAGGCTTGTCTACGATTCAACTTCGCGCGCTGAAACGACAGAGTTTAATAAGTGGGTCAGCAACTCCAACGAGATGATCGTTAAAGCCTACCGCCGCCTTTTTGGCTAGCGACACGCCTGCTTAAGGGCTGCATAGCACAGCCTGTTTTCAAGAAACTTTTTGAAAACAGGCTGTTTTTTATAAGATTACTTGAGTAAAAAGGTGTTTTTCGGTAAAATGATGGAAGTCGCCTTACTTATTGAGGTAGTTGTGGCTCTTTAGCTCAGTTGGTAGAGCAGAGGCCTGAAGAGCCTTGTGTCCCCAGTTCGAGTCTGGGAGGAGCCACCAAGATATAATAGAAATATCGTCGAGTATTAAACTCGACGATATTTCTATTACTCTCGATTTTATCGTCCTGTCTGTGAGCGAATAATTTTAGCAGAATTGATGCTTGCGTTAGGAAGCGAGCGGGCTGTGGTTAAAACTACCTTAATTAAGTAAGCTATGGTAAAATCTAAATATTGTAGGTGCTTATGCTTACCCGCAGTGGAAAATGAAGGAACATAAACAATAGAATAGCGTTAGTGAGCTGCTACTTGTATCGGAGGGGACAACGGATGGGCAAGGGTAACGAAGGTAAAAAAATAAGATCGGAAAGCAGTCAAAAGGTGTTTACGCTGCCTCGTATGCTGGGCATTCTTATATTTGCTGCGCTTGCACTTGTAGGGTCGGTACCATCGTCGGTATTCGCTGCGCCTGGCGGGGTAAGTAGCGGGCTTGTGACCTGGCAGAAGGCAGACGATGGCACGGCGACTGGTGCTTCTTGGGGTGACGCGAGTGGTAATGGCAATACCGCCACTCAGGCTGTCGCAGCAAATCAGCCGATTTTTGTACCAAGTGGCATCAACTTTAACCCGGCCTTTCAATTTACTGGTACGAGATGGCTCGATTACAGCAGCACCTTGGGTGTTGAAGGCGCCAACAGTTTCAGTTCATCTGTAGCTTTTAAAGCGACCGCAGTATCTAATCATGACTTATTTTCTAACAATGGGGGCGCAGATAATAATTTTCGTTTCGGTTACGGCACAAACGGAGGAGCGTTTCTGGGCCGTGGAGGTGGTGGGGGAACATGTAGCGCTAATACAACCACCACTACCCCAATTCAAACAGCGGCTGTAGCATCGTACACGCGGACAAGTCCAAATGCCACAGTTTACCTAAACTCCGCTACAGGTACTACGGGTACCTGTGATATGCCTATTAATGCCGCCAACCGAATGCTTGGTCGGCGACTGCAACCAGGGCAAGGCTCAGCAATTTTCCAGGGCTTTATGAGTGAATTTGTCCACTATAGCCGTGCACTCACTACTGATGAATTGGCACGTGTCCAATCATATTCCGCCGCTAAATACGGTGCGACGTTAGTTTCTTCTGACTATGTCGCCAGTGACGGCACGGTCTTTTGGAACAACACGGCCAATGCCCCGTACAATAACAACATCACGGTCATTGGTCGCGACGATGCAAGCCCGCTAAACCAAAAACAATCCAAAGCGGAGACGCTCGATAGTCTTCTAACTGTAGGTAACGGTAATACAATTGCCGCAGATAATGCCAGCAACCCTAATAATTTTGCTGCCGATAGATCCTTCTTTGCTTTTGGCGACAATGGAGCCACTACAGTTGCTAGCGGGGTGCTTAGCGGCGGAGCTGCGAACCAAGTGCGCATGGGGCGCGCCTGGAAAGTTCAAGAAACTGGTACCGTAGGTTCAGTGAAAATTCGTATTCCAGCTTCTAAAATAGCTGGCACAGCGCCAGTGCTCGTACGTAGCACCGACGATACCTTTTCGGTTAGTGACACGCTTGTTCCGCTATCGCCCGATGGTGCTGGCAATTATGAAGTGAACTGGGATTTTAGCAATGGCGACTACTTCACTTTTGCGTTTCTAGGGGCTGCGCCTGGTGGTGTGTTCGGCTTGACTACGTGGCAAAAAGCAAACGATGGAACGCTGAACGGTCTCGCCGGGACCACCACTTGGCTCGATTCGAGTGGTAATGGCAACACTGCTGTGCGTTCGGGCGGCGGATTTTCTGAAGCTGGTATGAACTTCAACCCTGGCTGGAACTTTACTGGCAACGCTGCCTGGGCATACACATCAGCCCT is from Verrucomicrobiia bacterium and encodes:
- the typA gene encoding translational GTPase TypA; its protein translation is MKDAAQIRNIAIIAHVDHGKTTLVDGLLKQSNTFRENQAEMSQDLIMDSGDQERQRGITITAKQTTIYWNDYKINIIDTPGHADFSGEVERTLNMADGVLLIVDAQEGPMPQTKFVLTKALQLGLKPVVVINKIDKPSRRIDEVEDEIANLFLELAVDDSQLHYPIYYAIGREGKAWQEVPAHPEAAADLTPLFEAIVKDIPAPTVVADASLQLLVTSLQYDNFLGKYAVGRISRGIAKKNQPVTLIKRDGTTVNAKIEKIFAYRGLTKEEVTEAVAGDIVALTGIAEAHIGETIADRDTPEALPVLEVEAPTLSMYLGPNTSPLKGREGEFTTSRQIGDRLKKELETNVSLRVEENGIGFIISGRGELHLSVLIETLRREGFEFEVGRPQVVTIEKDGVVQEPVEELLIEVGPEFIGAVSQELGQRRAELVKQEQTSQGATRITYIIPTRALIGLRNLLLTATKGTVIMHSLPHGYQPQGPKMPKTRNGALVATEAGTSTPYALEAAEARGILFIGPGTTVYQGMIVGQYNRQDDLDINVCKAKQLTNMRTSSSDGTVQLTPFTQLSLEQSIDFIEDDELLEVTPKSLRLRKRYLDPNERKRHNKK
- a CDS encoding replication-associated recombination protein A, which produces MQQQPLAERLRPTTLTDVIGQRQLLGSGEILQRIVRDKLPVNLILWGPPGSGKTTLARIIAKETGADFIELSAVTAGKADVTKVVERAKLNWNLRQRTILFVDEIHRFNKAQQDAFLPHVESGLITLIGATTENPSFEIITPLLSRSRVLVLEPLSKDDLIAIIKRALKIEKASKRITPKAIDYLAELAGGDARIALGNLELALQLGEKITPEIVKTAAQKRIPGYDKKGEMHYNVISAFIKSLRGSNVDASLYYLARMIQAGEDPKFIARRMIIFASEDIGLAGNGALGLAVAAFQAVERIGMPEAQYVLFHTATALAKSKKSRATTSAMSRALELAKQFPDAQVPLHLRNAPTKLMKDLGYNKGYKWEADFQHEKGFLPEELKNAVIFDNREPV
- a CDS encoding slipin family protein; the protein is MDALFIWIIIIILALALAGLKIINQYQQGVVLTLGKFSGVRRPGLRVVWPFIQQMIRVDMRSTPIDVPKQEVITRDNVTVNVDAVVYFRVIDSPKAVLETTNYIYATSQFAQAALRDVAGNVDMDDLLGKREQISQEIKQIVDAQTDQWGIDVENVKIQNIELPHDMKRAMAKQAEAERERRAVIITAEGEKAAAMQVAEAAEMLSKVPGGVSIRTLQTLEKIATEPSQKTVFVLPAELMDFAKHFGKK